A section of the Streptomyces sp. Je 1-369 genome encodes:
- a CDS encoding AfsR/SARP family transcriptional regulator, with translation MRVKVLGPLGADVNGVNVVPTASKPRQILALLALYPRRVVPISTLMEEIWGVDLPASAMTTLQTYILQLRRRLGTAMGPDAAGSAKDVLVTRYGGYLLQIPPEQVDVHEYERLVAGGQRAFDSGDDRAAATLFGRALDLWDGAALVDVRMGCVLEIEATRLEESRLVTLERRIDAELRLGRHCEFIAELSDLTARHPRHEGLHSQAMVALYRSGRQASALDVYQRLRARLIEDLGVEPSPQLQRLHQAILAVDPRLDVIAGPRPSSTFDRYAS, from the coding sequence GTGAGGGTAAAGGTCCTCGGCCCGCTTGGTGCCGATGTTAACGGTGTGAATGTTGTGCCAACAGCAAGCAAGCCACGGCAGATCCTGGCGCTTTTGGCTCTCTACCCCAGAAGGGTCGTGCCGATCTCGACGCTCATGGAGGAGATCTGGGGAGTCGACCTGCCCGCCAGCGCCATGACGACCCTGCAGACCTACATCCTCCAGCTGCGCCGGCGCCTGGGCACGGCCATGGGGCCGGACGCCGCGGGCAGCGCCAAGGACGTCCTGGTGACCCGCTACGGAGGCTATCTCCTGCAGATCCCGCCCGAACAGGTCGACGTCCACGAGTACGAACGCCTGGTGGCCGGCGGCCAGCGCGCCTTCGACAGCGGCGACGACCGGGCGGCGGCCACCCTCTTCGGGCGGGCCCTGGACCTGTGGGACGGGGCCGCACTGGTCGACGTGCGGATGGGCTGCGTGCTGGAGATCGAGGCCACCCGCCTGGAGGAGAGCCGCCTGGTCACCCTGGAGCGGCGCATCGACGCCGAGCTGCGCCTGGGCCGGCACTGCGAGTTCATCGCCGAGCTGAGCGACCTGACCGCCCGGCACCCGCGGCACGAGGGCCTGCACTCGCAGGCGATGGTGGCGCTGTACCGCTCGGGCCGTCAGGCCTCGGCCCTGGACGTCTACCAGCGGCTGCGGGCCCGGCTGATCGAGGACCTGGGGGTGGAGCCGTCGCCGCAGTTGCAGCGGCTTCATCAGGCGATCCTCGCGGTCGACCCGCGCCTGGACGTGATCGCAGGCCCCCGGCCCTCCTCCACGTTCGACCGCTACGCGAGCTGA
- a CDS encoding MerR family transcriptional regulator, which yields MTADDSFNRLDDDDYPAYTMGRAADMLGTSQGFLRAIGEARLITPLRSEGGHRRYSRYQLRVAARARELVDQGTPIEAACRIVILEDQLEEAQRINAEHRRTAAAPHPPATP from the coding sequence ATGACAGCAGACGACTCGTTCAACCGGCTCGATGACGACGACTACCCCGCCTACACCATGGGCCGGGCCGCCGACATGCTCGGCACTTCCCAGGGCTTCCTGCGCGCCATCGGAGAGGCCCGCCTGATCACCCCGCTGCGCTCGGAGGGCGGACACCGCCGCTACTCCCGCTACCAGTTGCGCGTCGCAGCCCGCGCTCGCGAGCTCGTCGACCAGGGCACCCCTATAGAAGCCGCCTGCCGCATCGTCATCCTCGAAGACCAGTTGGAAGAAGCCCAGCGGATCAACGCCGAACACCGCCGCACCGCCGCCGCACCGCACCCGCCCGCCACACCCTGA
- a CDS encoding HEAT repeat domain-containing protein, with the protein MLIGEVAKQSGVSARMLRHYESLGLVQPAQRTDSGYREYSAKDIQRIFHIESLRSLGLSLRDIGRALGDPDFTPAALVGDLIRQTHDRIATETELLTRLRRIDAAGPTDWQDVLKVVALLQALGSHHPGTRQRAALSTAHGTPVPVEALVEAALSETQPNVAGALRWALAQAPADAPALLAKGLDSPLPAVRKRAVQALAEMPGDETTTHLRDAVTDPDPQVRAQAALALGTRGESTVIATLIDMIVAGRNDTDAADALSRLASSDDTTADRITTRLVDHLAHPATEPPARGRLTQALADIPGTTAAQALLQLSHDEDQAVSLTATYLLQARRARR; encoded by the coding sequence GTGCTGATCGGTGAGGTGGCAAAACAGTCCGGAGTAAGCGCCCGCATGCTCAGGCACTACGAATCCCTCGGCCTGGTCCAACCAGCACAGCGAACCGACTCCGGCTACCGCGAGTACTCCGCGAAAGACATCCAGCGGATCTTCCACATCGAAAGCCTGCGCTCCCTGGGCCTGTCCCTGCGCGACATCGGGCGCGCCCTCGGCGACCCGGACTTCACCCCCGCGGCACTCGTCGGCGACCTCATCCGTCAGACACACGACCGCATCGCCACCGAGACCGAACTGCTCACCCGCCTGCGCCGCATCGACGCCGCGGGCCCCACCGACTGGCAGGACGTCCTGAAGGTCGTCGCGCTCCTCCAGGCGCTGGGATCGCACCACCCCGGAACCCGCCAGCGCGCCGCCCTCTCCACCGCCCACGGAACTCCCGTGCCGGTGGAGGCCCTGGTCGAAGCGGCACTGAGCGAAACGCAGCCGAACGTCGCAGGCGCCCTGCGATGGGCACTGGCGCAAGCACCCGCCGACGCCCCGGCACTCCTGGCCAAAGGCCTTGACTCGCCCCTGCCCGCGGTACGCAAGCGTGCCGTCCAGGCCCTCGCCGAAATGCCCGGGGACGAGACCACCACACACCTGCGCGACGCCGTCACCGACCCGGACCCGCAGGTCCGCGCGCAAGCGGCCCTGGCGCTCGGAACACGCGGGGAGAGCACAGTGATCGCGACGCTCATCGACATGATCGTCGCGGGAAGAAACGACACCGACGCGGCCGACGCACTGAGCCGACTGGCGAGCAGCGACGACACCACAGCCGACCGGATCACCACCCGCCTCGTCGACCACCTCGCCCACCCCGCCACCGAACCACCCGCACGCGGCCGCCTGACCCAGGCACTCGCCGACATCCCGGGAACGACAGCCGCACAAGCCCTCCTACAGCTGTCGCACGACGAGGACCAGGCAGTCTCACTGACCGCCACGTACCTCCTCCAAGCCCGCCGGGCCCGCCGCTGA
- a CDS encoding FAD/NAD(P)-binding protein produces the protein MPTGPLAQHTAVCLVGAGPRGFSVLERICAQERKSPLWERVSVHVVDPAPPGAGRVWRPAQSPHLLMNTVASQVTVYTDDSVSIRGPLEEGPSLYEWARALGRGALAPGPATPCDADVLGEARALGPDSYPTRALYGRYLGWAFAQVVADAPAHVVIRVHRVRAVALTDEAEGGVEGAGEGAGAVRGAGAQTVVLEDGTRLAGLSAVVLAQGHLPVRPGEQEGRLARFAARHGLLYVAPANPADVDLSPIAPGQDVLLRGLGLNFFDYMSLLTQGRGGRFERAGRRLVYRASGREPRLHAGSRRGIPYHSRGDNEKGAYGRYRPRLLTAGHVAALRAPGRGPLGFRSDLWPLISKEVRCVYYEALLAGRGVAPGVVARFGADFLAAAPGRAEEGVLAAAGIGAQARFDWEVLARPYGSQVFADAAQFRSWLRGHLEEDVAQARRGNVRGPLKAALDVLRDLRNEIRLAVDHGGLTGASHRSELEGWYTPLNAYLSIGPPAGRVEEMLALMEAGVLDVALPGIRVTVAEGSTGGEGAGFVGSSALVPGIRVRASALIEARLPEMDLRRTDDPLLRRLLASGQCRPYRVQGHETGGLAVTRSFHLLDAGGVAHRRRLAYGVPTESVHWVTAAGIRPGVGSVTLEDSDAIAGAVLALPAPPRTVPRPGCEGVQS, from the coding sequence ATGCCCACAGGACCCCTGGCTCAGCACACCGCGGTGTGCCTGGTCGGCGCCGGCCCGCGCGGGTTCTCCGTGCTCGAGCGGATCTGCGCGCAGGAACGCAAGTCCCCGCTGTGGGAGCGGGTGAGCGTGCACGTCGTGGATCCCGCACCGCCCGGCGCGGGCCGGGTGTGGCGGCCCGCGCAGTCGCCGCACCTGCTGATGAACACCGTCGCCTCGCAGGTCACCGTCTACACCGACGACAGCGTCAGCATCCGCGGCCCGCTGGAGGAGGGGCCCAGCCTCTACGAGTGGGCCCGGGCGCTGGGCCGGGGCGCGCTGGCGCCCGGCCCCGCCACCCCGTGCGACGCCGATGTGCTGGGCGAGGCGCGGGCGCTGGGACCGGACAGCTATCCCACGCGCGCCCTGTACGGGCGGTATCTGGGCTGGGCGTTCGCGCAGGTCGTGGCGGACGCGCCGGCGCATGTGGTGATCCGTGTGCACCGGGTGCGGGCGGTGGCCCTCACGGACGAGGCCGAGGGCGGCGTCGAGGGCGCGGGCGAGGGGGCGGGGGCGGTGCGCGGGGCGGGTGCGCAGACGGTGGTGCTGGAGGACGGCACGCGGCTTGCGGGGCTGTCCGCGGTGGTGCTCGCGCAGGGGCACCTGCCCGTGCGGCCTGGTGAGCAGGAGGGGCGGCTGGCCCGGTTCGCCGCCCGGCACGGGCTGCTCTACGTCGCGCCGGCCAACCCCGCCGACGTGGACCTCTCCCCCATCGCGCCGGGCCAGGACGTGCTGCTGCGCGGTCTCGGCCTGAACTTCTTCGACTACATGTCGCTGCTCACCCAGGGCAGGGGCGGCCGCTTCGAGCGGGCCGGCAGGCGCCTGGTCTACCGGGCCTCGGGGCGCGAGCCGCGGCTGCACGCCGGGTCGCGGCGCGGTATCCCGTACCACTCCCGCGGTGACAACGAGAAAGGCGCGTACGGCCGTTACCGGCCGCGGCTGCTGACCGCCGGGCACGTCGCGGCGCTGCGCGCGCCGGGCCGGGGCCCGCTGGGCTTTCGCAGCGACCTGTGGCCGCTGATCTCCAAAGAGGTGCGGTGCGTGTACTACGAGGCGCTGCTGGCCGGGCGGGGCGTGGCGCCCGGGGTGGTGGCCCGGTTCGGGGCGGACTTTCTGGCCGCGGCGCCGGGGCGGGCCGAGGAGGGGGTGCTCGCGGCGGCCGGGATCGGTGCGCAGGCGCGCTTCGACTGGGAGGTGCTGGCCCGCCCGTACGGCTCGCAGGTCTTCGCCGATGCGGCGCAGTTCCGGTCCTGGCTGCGCGGCCACCTCGAGGAGGATGTGGCGCAGGCGCGGCGGGGCAATGTGCGCGGGCCGCTGAAGGCCGCTCTGGACGTGCTGCGCGACCTGCGCAACGAGATCCGGCTTGCCGTGGACCACGGCGGGCTGACGGGCGCCTCGCACCGCAGCGAGCTGGAGGGCTGGTACACGCCGCTCAACGCCTACCTGTCCATCGGGCCGCCCGCCGGGCGGGTGGAGGAGATGCTCGCGCTGATGGAGGCCGGGGTGCTCGATGTGGCTCTGCCCGGTATCCGCGTCACCGTCGCGGAGGGTTCAACCGGCGGGGAGGGGGCGGGGTTTGTGGGGTCCTCGGCGCTGGTGCCCGGCATCCGGGTGCGGGCGTCGGCGCTGATCGAGGCCCGGCTGCCCGAGATGGACCTGCGCCGTACGGACGATCCGCTGCTGCGCCGTCTCCTCGCCTCGGGGCAGTGCCGTCCCTATCGCGTCCAGGGGCACGAGACGGGCGGTCTTGCCGTGACGCGGTCCTTCCATCTGCTGGATGCCGGCGGGGTGGCCCACCGGCGGCGCTTGGCCTATGGGGTGCCCACGGAGTCGGTGCACTGGGTGACGGCCGCCGGTATCAGGCCCGGGGTCGGGTCGGTGACGCTGGAGGACTCCGATGCCATCGCGGGGGCGGTGCTGGCGCTGCCCGCCCCGCCGCGGACGGTGCCGCGGCCCGGATGCGAAGGGGTGCAGTCGTGA
- a CDS encoding winged helix-turn-helix transcriptional regulator: MVTKQLLKGLPEDADLRRADSLAREIFSDVANKWALLIIEALGERTLRFGELRDEVEGVSHKMLTQNLRMLERNGLVERKVHPTVPPRVEYTLTGPGRGLLAAVDAICGWTHRHLAHIEGARGRFDA; the protein is encoded by the coding sequence ATGGTGACCAAGCAGCTCCTCAAGGGCCTGCCCGAGGACGCCGACCTGCGGCGCGCGGACTCCCTGGCGCGGGAGATCTTCTCCGACGTCGCCAACAAGTGGGCGCTCCTGATCATCGAGGCGCTCGGCGAACGCACCCTGCGCTTCGGTGAGTTGCGCGACGAGGTCGAGGGCGTCAGCCACAAGATGCTCACCCAGAACCTGCGCATGCTGGAGCGCAACGGCCTGGTCGAGCGGAAGGTGCATCCCACCGTGCCGCCGCGGGTCGAGTACACCCTCACCGGGCCGGGCCGGGGACTGCTCGCCGCGGTCGACGCCATCTGTGGCTGGACCCACCGGCACCTTGCCCATATCGAGGGTGCGCGCGGCCGGTTCGACGCCTGA
- a CDS encoding FAD-dependent monooxygenase: MAHALVVGAGIAGDTLALLMERDGWTVTVAEIAPTLRTGGQTVDLRGDSREVLQRAGLLQQALNRLVPQRGAAWIDAHERRLAEMPVEAFDGRGYVSREELLRTDLARIIHEATGPGVTHRFGETVKALQDTETGVLAHFRSGTQKKFDLVVGADGAHSTVRTLRFGPEETYRKPLGLAHAWFTLTERPETPPLDGWFLTHNAPGRRAVEARPGHPGHQEVGLTFATDTLPPRHDRQAQHALLERTFADVGWRTAEFLAAARHADDFALDTFDQIHTPRWSTGRIVLLGDSAWCASPLSGLGTALALRGAAELAAALHAAGAPDDTSRTPAALTAFEQTMRPRTTSAQQLLPGRVASMAPKSALGIRINALAMRALQSKAARPLIRKALADSEHGRTTTPTAEPRTSPAT, translated from the coding sequence GTGGCCCACGCACTCGTCGTCGGCGCTGGAATCGCGGGGGACACCCTCGCGCTACTCATGGAAAGGGACGGCTGGACGGTCACCGTCGCGGAGATCGCACCCACCCTGCGCACCGGCGGCCAGACCGTCGACCTGCGCGGCGACAGCCGAGAGGTCCTCCAGCGCGCCGGACTGCTCCAGCAGGCACTCAACCGCCTGGTCCCGCAGCGCGGCGCAGCCTGGATCGACGCACACGAACGACGCCTCGCCGAGATGCCGGTAGAGGCATTCGACGGCCGCGGCTACGTCTCCCGCGAGGAGTTGCTGCGCACAGACCTCGCCCGGATCATCCACGAGGCAACCGGCCCGGGCGTGACCCACCGGTTCGGCGAAACCGTCAAGGCACTGCAGGACACCGAGACAGGAGTCCTCGCCCACTTCCGCAGCGGCACCCAGAAAAAATTCGACCTCGTGGTAGGCGCCGACGGCGCACACTCAACGGTCCGCACACTGCGCTTCGGACCGGAGGAGACCTACCGCAAGCCCCTCGGCCTGGCCCACGCCTGGTTCACCCTCACCGAACGACCCGAAACGCCGCCCCTCGACGGCTGGTTCCTCACCCACAACGCACCCGGCCGCCGCGCCGTCGAGGCCCGCCCCGGCCACCCCGGACACCAGGAGGTGGGCCTGACCTTCGCCACCGACACACTGCCCCCACGACACGACCGCCAAGCCCAACACGCCCTGCTGGAACGGACATTCGCCGACGTCGGCTGGCGCACCGCCGAATTCCTGGCCGCGGCCCGACACGCCGACGACTTCGCCCTGGACACCTTCGACCAGATACACACACCGCGGTGGAGCACCGGCAGAATCGTCCTGCTCGGCGACAGCGCCTGGTGCGCCAGCCCACTCAGCGGCCTCGGCACCGCCCTCGCCCTGCGCGGCGCCGCCGAATTGGCAGCCGCACTGCACGCCGCAGGCGCACCCGACGACACCTCGCGGACACCCGCCGCGCTGACCGCCTTCGAGCAGACCATGCGACCCAGAACCACCTCGGCACAGCAACTCCTGCCCGGCCGGGTCGCCTCCATGGCACCCAAGTCCGCACTGGGAATCCGGATCAACGCACTGGCCATGCGCGCACTCCAGTCAAAGGCCGCCCGCCCACTCATCCGCAAGGCCCTCGCCGACTCCGAGCACGGCCGCACCACCACCCCCACGGCCGAACCCCGAACGAGCCCGGCCACCTGA
- a CDS encoding HEAT repeat domain-containing protein — protein MTTTPQPPDPARAPHTQQTPQTPLTQQTLQALQDNNSSVRLRAALATGTTPNPRYVGQLIQRSATEPEFFVRDMLTWALTRHPVALTLPELLREVRSERAQARSQALHTLSKIADPRSWPAITPDLLTDTDDDVARSAWRAAVVLVPEGDEAALAATLATQLGRGERETQLSLSQALVALGTVIEPALHEAATAQDPDIRAHALATRRLLRDPDAGFTLAIEEAKRTMALTGAPQNGRDDPRDGQGAPHRTDNRPRADR, from the coding sequence ATGACCACGACACCCCAGCCCCCAGACCCGGCACGAGCCCCCCACACCCAGCAGACCCCTCAGACCCCCCTGACCCAGCAGACACTCCAGGCACTGCAGGACAACAACTCCTCCGTACGCCTACGAGCCGCCCTGGCAACCGGTACCACCCCCAACCCGCGCTACGTCGGCCAACTCATCCAACGAAGCGCAACCGAGCCCGAGTTCTTCGTCCGCGACATGCTGACCTGGGCACTCACCCGCCACCCCGTGGCCCTGACACTGCCCGAACTGCTCCGGGAAGTCCGCTCGGAGCGCGCCCAGGCACGCAGCCAGGCCCTGCACACCCTGTCCAAGATCGCAGACCCGCGGTCCTGGCCGGCCATCACACCGGACCTGCTGACCGACACCGACGACGACGTCGCGCGCAGCGCCTGGCGCGCCGCGGTCGTCCTCGTACCGGAAGGCGACGAAGCCGCCCTGGCCGCGACTCTGGCGACCCAGCTCGGACGCGGTGAGCGGGAGACGCAGCTGAGCCTCAGCCAGGCACTGGTCGCGCTCGGCACAGTCATCGAACCGGCCCTCCACGAGGCGGCCACAGCCCAGGATCCCGACATACGAGCCCACGCCCTCGCCACCCGGCGACTGCTGCGCGACCCGGACGCCGGATTCACCCTGGCGATCGAGGAAGCCAAACGCACCATGGCCCTCACCGGCGCCCCACAGAACGGACGGGACGACCCACGGGACGGCCAGGGCGCGCCCCACAGGACGGACAATAGGCCCCGTGCTGATCGGTGA
- a CDS encoding ParB/RepB/Spo0J family partition protein encodes MIGMPGEAAPGGELPKDQFCRPVGPDHSTEVSASIIRIPITLLRDADSPRLAGVDQDHVRTLAACTDKLPPIIVHRSTMKVIDGMHRLHVARLNGEETIEVRYFEGSNREAFLLAVELNLKHGLALALSDRKKSAMKILESFPEWSDRAVAMKTGLSGKTVGVLRRKFAGQIAQAPLRVGRDGRVRPLNSHKDRRQTAHILPAEPDTVPRESAGSGGVPGPAAQEAQKRLRSAAEGPTAGAEARSRAPHGPEAAPPLVDPLAQLESLRRDPALKYSNDGREMIRWLEARIIRKSDPGLVLQAPAHQARKIAALARACAAQWNWIAMRMELQCDECSKASN; translated from the coding sequence ATGATCGGAATGCCAGGGGAGGCCGCCCCTGGGGGGGAACTTCCTAAAGATCAGTTCTGTCGGCCCGTCGGGCCCGACCACTCGACCGAAGTTTCTGCTTCAATCATCAGGATTCCCATCACCTTGCTCCGTGATGCGGATTCTCCTCGTCTGGCCGGTGTCGACCAGGATCATGTACGTACTCTGGCGGCCTGCACCGATAAACTTCCGCCGATCATCGTGCACCGCTCGACGATGAAGGTCATCGACGGAATGCACCGGCTGCACGTGGCGCGGCTGAACGGCGAGGAAACCATTGAGGTCCGCTACTTCGAGGGATCGAACAGGGAAGCGTTCCTCTTAGCCGTCGAGCTGAACCTGAAGCACGGCCTGGCGCTGGCTCTCTCCGACCGCAAGAAGTCGGCGATGAAGATCCTGGAGAGTTTCCCCGAGTGGTCCGACCGGGCGGTGGCCATGAAGACCGGCCTTTCCGGCAAGACCGTCGGGGTACTGCGCCGTAAATTCGCGGGACAGATCGCCCAGGCCCCGCTGAGAGTCGGACGCGACGGCCGCGTACGGCCGCTGAATTCCCACAAGGACCGCCGCCAGACCGCCCACATTCTGCCCGCGGAGCCGGACACCGTCCCGCGCGAGAGCGCCGGGAGCGGCGGGGTGCCCGGGCCGGCGGCCCAGGAGGCGCAGAAACGGTTGCGCAGCGCCGCGGAGGGGCCCACCGCCGGCGCGGAGGCCAGGAGCCGGGCGCCGCACGGCCCCGAGGCGGCCCCGCCCCTCGTGGACCCCCTGGCCCAGCTCGAGTCGCTGAGGCGGGACCCCGCCCTGAAGTACAGCAACGACGGCCGGGAGATGATCCGCTGGCTCGAGGCCCGCATCATCCGCAAGAGCGACCCCGGTCTGGTGCTGCAGGCCCCCGCCCACCAGGCGAGGAAGATCGCCGCCCTGGCCCGGGCGTGCGCGGCGCAGTGGAACTGGATCGCCATGCGCATGGAGCTCCAGTGCGACGAATGCTCCAAGGCCTCCAACTGA
- a CDS encoding winged helix-turn-helix domain-containing protein gives MPLRIHFTAADLARTRLAEAPRPMLELDIAVRLLQDGAHAARFGAWRRQSLRRLAPGVRRLFDLIPPTGWSVDFLDHAGAGSIEEAVERVRATPAARVRSDMETWAGRRPGQGLPGWTRALGGDGRLLGELADAVAHAHREVVAPYQEHMDALCRADRVLRARQVAHGGWDMLLSGLNPRCIRWDSPVLELTTASGFTGDIHLAGRGLLLIPSVFGAVFPAFDETAEAQPWLTYPVGVRDTDLFLAPVETARVLSTVPDSLTALLGHTRAVVLWTIAEHPGCTTGELARRAGISPASASQHATVLRTAGLSCTVRHRNTALHTATYAGTHLLSTAG, from the coding sequence ATGCCGCTGCGTATCCACTTCACCGCCGCCGACCTGGCCCGTACCCGGCTGGCCGAGGCGCCCCGTCCGATGCTGGAGCTGGACATCGCGGTGCGGCTGCTGCAGGACGGCGCGCATGCGGCGCGGTTCGGGGCGTGGCGGCGGCAGTCGTTGCGGCGGCTGGCGCCCGGGGTGCGGCGGCTGTTCGATCTGATTCCGCCGACCGGCTGGAGCGTCGACTTCCTGGACCATGCGGGGGCCGGCAGCATCGAGGAGGCGGTGGAGCGGGTGCGGGCCACGCCGGCCGCCCGGGTCCGCTCGGACATGGAGACCTGGGCGGGGCGCAGGCCCGGGCAGGGCCTGCCGGGGTGGACGCGGGCGCTGGGGGGTGACGGGCGGCTGCTCGGGGAGCTCGCCGATGCCGTGGCGCATGCGCACCGGGAGGTCGTCGCGCCGTATCAGGAGCACATGGACGCGCTCTGCCGTGCCGATCGGGTGCTGCGTGCCCGTCAGGTGGCCCACGGCGGGTGGGACATGCTGCTGTCGGGGCTCAACCCGCGCTGTATCCGGTGGGATTCGCCGGTGCTGGAGCTGACGACGGCTTCCGGGTTCACCGGGGACATTCATCTCGCGGGCCGCGGGCTGCTGTTGATTCCGTCGGTGTTCGGTGCGGTGTTTCCGGCCTTCGATGAAACGGCTGAGGCTCAGCCGTGGCTGACCTATCCCGTCGGTGTACGTGACACGGATCTATTTCTGGCGCCCGTGGAGACCGCCCGGGTACTCAGTACGGTCCCTGATTCCCTGACGGCACTGCTGGGGCATACGCGTGCCGTGGTGCTGTGGACCATTGCCGAGCATCCGGGCTGTACGACCGGTGAGCTCGCCCGTCGTGCGGGGATCTCCCCGGCGAGCGCGAGTCAGCATGCGACGGTGCTTCGTACCGCAGGCCTCTCGTGCACCGTGCGGCACCGCAATACCGCTTTGCACACCGCTACTTACGCAGGGACCCATTTGCTCAGTACCGCGGGGTGA
- a CDS encoding RidA family protein, which translates to MTTPSTFHLDVPAEDDFGYVQAIKSGDLVHVSGQLAFGEAGELLHAGDFTAQLKQTHANMDKVLAHYGATRNQVIAQTLYLVNLHRHSAATMKGNLAYFGDHRPAATALGVTELTFPGQLIEISFVIDTKLPA; encoded by the coding sequence ATGACCACCCCCAGCACCTTCCACCTCGACGTGCCCGCCGAGGACGACTTCGGCTACGTGCAGGCGATCAAGTCCGGCGATCTCGTCCACGTCTCCGGACAGCTCGCGTTCGGTGAGGCGGGCGAGCTCCTCCACGCCGGCGACTTCACCGCCCAGCTGAAGCAGACCCACGCCAACATGGACAAGGTCCTGGCCCACTACGGCGCCACCCGCAACCAGGTCATCGCGCAGACCCTGTACCTGGTGAACCTGCACCGGCACAGCGCGGCGACGATGAAGGGCAACCTGGCGTACTTCGGCGACCACCGCCCGGCCGCCACGGCCCTGGGCGTCACCGAGCTGACCTTCCCCGGCCAGCTCATCGAGATCAGCTTCGTCATCGACACGAAACTGCCCGCCTGA
- a CDS encoding TetR/AcrR family transcriptional regulator, with the protein MTQASGTARPGGRTARTREAVRAATRELLAESADGTVDIAEVSARSGVHPATVYRRWRSADGLIIDAVVDELDSRSPLPATGDLRADLHAWITGLLSDLTSPGHLAFFRALLRAGGEGQDTRSFAEPRIQQIQATLDAAGATVLTWMDIFELVLAPAYVRALLTLPMDPATEAVRLVDNVLAVRAARERAAVE; encoded by the coding sequence GTGACGCAAGCATCAGGGACTGCCCGCCCCGGCGGCCGTACCGCCCGCACCCGTGAGGCCGTGCGCGCGGCCACCCGCGAGCTGCTGGCCGAATCGGCCGACGGCACCGTCGACATCGCGGAGGTGTCGGCCCGCTCGGGCGTCCATCCCGCCACCGTCTACCGCCGCTGGCGCAGCGCCGACGGCCTGATCATCGACGCGGTGGTGGACGAGCTGGACAGCCGTTCGCCGTTGCCCGCCACCGGCGATCTGCGGGCCGATCTGCACGCCTGGATCACCGGCCTGCTCAGCGATCTGACCAGCCCCGGCCACCTGGCCTTCTTCCGGGCCCTGCTCCGGGCCGGCGGCGAGGGGCAGGACACGCGGAGCTTCGCCGAGCCCCGTATCCAGCAGATCCAGGCCACCCTGGACGCCGCCGGTGCCACCGTGCTGACCTGGATGGACATCTTCGAACTGGTGCTGGCACCGGCCTATGTGCGGGCGCTGCTGACCCTGCCGATGGATCCGGCGACCGAGGCCGTGCGGCTGGTCGACAACGTGCTGGCGGTCCGGGCGGCGCGCGAGCGTGCAGCGGTGGAGTGA